One genomic window of Solea senegalensis isolate Sse05_10M unplaced genomic scaffold, IFAPA_SoseM_1 scf7180000013183, whole genome shotgun sequence includes the following:
- the LOC122760189 gene encoding histone H2A has product MSGRGKTGGKARAKAKTRSSRAGLQFPVGRVHRLLRKGNYAQRVGAGAPVYLAAVLEYLTAEILELAGNAARDNKKTRIIPRHLQLAVRNDEELNKLLGGVTIAQGGVLPNIQAVLLPKKTEKAAKSK; this is encoded by the coding sequence ATGTCAGGACGAGGCAAAACCGGCGGAAAAGCCCGCGCTAAGGCAAAGACCCGCTCCTCTCGTGCTGGACTCCAGTTCCCGGTCGGTCGTGTTCACAGGCTGCTGCGCAAAGGCAACTACGCCCAGCGTGTTGGTGCCGGCGCCCCCGTCTATCTGGCGGCCGTGCTCGAGTACCTGACCGCTGAGATCCTGGAGCTGGCTGGAAACGCCGCCCGCGACAACAAGAAGACCCGTATCATCCCGCGCCACCTGCAGCTGGCCGTCCGCAACGACGAGGAGCTCAACAAACTCCTGGGCGGTGTGACCATCGCTCAGGGCGGCGTGCTGCCCAACATCCAGGCTGTTCTTCTGCCCAAGAAGACCGAGAAGGCCGCCAAGTCCAAGTAA
- the LOC122760188 gene encoding histone H3 — protein sequence MARTKQTARKSTGGKAPRKQLATKAARKSAPATGGVKKPHRYRPGTVALREIRRYQKSTELLIRKLPFQRLVREIAQDFKTDLRFQSSAVMALQESSEAYLVGLFEDTNLCAIHAKRVTIMPKDIQLARRIRGERA from the coding sequence atgGCAAGAACCAAACAAACCGCCCGTAAATCTACCGGAGGTAAAGCTCCCAGGAAGCAGCTGGCCACCAAGGCTGCGCGTAAGAGCGCGCCTGCCACCGGCGGCGTGAAGAAGCCTCACCGTTACAGGCCCGGTACCGTGGCTCTGCGAGAGATCCGTCGCTACCAGAAGTCCACGGAGCTGCTGATCCGCAAGCTGCCCTTCCAGCGCCTGGTGAGAGAGATCGCTCAGGACTTCAAGACCGACCTGCGCTTCCAGAGCTCCGCTGTCATGGCTCTGCAGGAGTCCAGCGAGGCTTACCTGGTCGGCCTGTTCGAGGACACCAACCTGTGCGCCATCCACGCCAAGAGGGTCACCATCATGCCCAAGGACATCCAGCTGGCCCGCCGCATCCGTGGAGAGAGAGCttaa
- the LOC122760192 gene encoding histone H4 — protein MSGRGKGGKGLGKGGAKRHRKVLRDNIQGITKPAIRRLARRGGVKRISGLIYEETRGVLKVFLENVIRDAVTYTEHAKRKTVTAMDVVYALKRQGRTLYGFGG, from the coding sequence ATGAGCGGACGCGGAAAAGGAGGCAAAGGTCTGGGTAAAGGAGGCGCTAAGCGTCACCGCAAAGTTCTCCGTGATAACATCCAGGGAATCACCAAGCCCGCCATCCGCCGTCTGGCTCGCCGTGGCGGAGTGAAGCGCATCTCTGGTCTGATCTACGAGGAGACTCGCGGTGTGTTGAAGGTTTTCCTGGAGAACGTGATCCGTGATGCTGTCACCTACACCGAGCACGCCAAGAGGAAGACTGTGACCGCCATGGACGTGGTTTATGCTCTGAAGAGACAGGGAAGAACTCTGTACGGCTTCGGCGGTTAA
- the LOC122760190 gene encoding histone H2B-like, translating to MPDPAKTAPKKGSKKAVTKTAGKGGKKRRKSRKESYAIYVYKVLKQVHPDTGISSKAMGIMNSFVNDIFERIAGEASRLAHYNKRSTITSREIQTAVRLLLPGELAKHAVSEGTKAVTKYTSSK from the coding sequence ATGCCTGATCCCGCCAAGACCGCGCCCAAGAAGGGCTCCAAGAAAGCCGTGACCAAGACCGCCGGCAAAGGAggcaagaagaggagaaagagcaggaagGAGAGCTACGCCATCTACGTGTACAAGGTGCTCAAGCAGGTCCATCCCGACACCGGCATCTCGTCCAAGGCCATGGGCATCATGAACTCGTTCGTCAACGACATCTTTGAGCGCATCGCCGGTGAGGCGTCTCGTCTGGCTCACTACAACAAGCGCTCCACCATCACCTCCAGGGAGATTCAGACCGCCGTGCGTCTCCTGCTGCCCGGTGAGCTGGCCAAGCACGCCGTGTCCGAGGGAACCAAGGCCGTCACCAAGTACACCAGCTCCAAGTAA